ATATGAAAAAGCCCTCAACAAACGCAGCCGTCATTTGATACGGACGCCAGAATCTGTACGTGAAGCGGAAGAAGCAAAATACACTTTGCAAATGGCGGTCAATGATGTGCTGGCTGAAACGCGTGAAGTAGCGACGATGATCAGGACCAGCCCGTATTGATGGCAGCAATGCCATCTGCAATCGTGCAATACTGCAATGGCAGTCTTTAAACATAGCAGCTCTTAAAAGGGCTGCTATTTTTTTGCCGTTTTCAACAAGCTGCCACAGCCACTGGTCTGATCCGGCCCGGTACTCACCAGTGGCAAGAGTGCGGCAAATGGCGTCAGCAGGGCCAGGCCTATGGCACCACCGGCACGCAGGGCCATCACACCTTTATCGACTGAGACCTGAGGATGCAAAAAAGTGCCGCGTACATACAAAGGGGCACGCAGGGAGAAGACACGCAAGCCTTTGCTATTGGGCTTGATGGTCAGGTTCAGGTCCTCCTTTTGCATATTGATACTGCCACTGATGTCTATCAGTGCTTCGTCAGTATCAACCAGGAAACTGCGGGCATTCATTTGGCCATCTTTTACGGCAAAATCTGCGAGCATGCAATTGAGTTTGACCTGTTTATCACCAGACAGTCGGGTCAGGATGACGTTGCCTATGTTCAGGCCCATTTCTTCCAGCAAGAGCTTGCTGACCGTGCCACGGTCTATCATGCTGCTGAGCTCGCCATTCGATGTTCCCAGCAGACCGGCGACAGAATTGCCGGTCGCGGTCAGGTTGCCGTCGGCATTGATCTCGCCGACTGTCAGCTTTGATGCGGCCAGTGTCGGGATGAATTTTTGCAATTGTATATGCCGCGCAACAAGCCGCATTTTTGCCCGTATGGCATGCGCCTGTGTCTCTTCATCGCCCTGCTCGCTTGGCTTGTTCTTGTTGCCGCCACTGCCGTCGAGGGTGATATGCGCCTGCAATTGCCCGCCTGCAAGTTCAAAACTCAGAGGCAGCATGCTGATGACACCATCTTTCATGATCAGCCTGGTTTGCAGCTTGTGTATGGGCAGCACTTTTTCACGTATCAGTTTGGTGGCGCTCAGGTTCACGTCTGCATCAATGCTGCGCCAGCGCTCAGTACGAAAATTTTCTACTGGCAGGAGTTTATCACCCGGTTGTACTGCAGCCATGCCACGTTTGAGTTTGTTGGCATTGGAATCAGCACCGACCAGTGGCGCCAGGTCGGCGGATTGCAGTACCTCTGAACTCATATTCCCTTGCAACAGTGGGCGCAGCTTGTCTGCCTTTCTGGTCTGGTAACCGAGGCTGCCAGCGAGATCACTGGAACCTACCTTGCCTGTGAACTTTTCATATTTCCAGTGATTATCTATCTTGCCAAGGGTGGCACTGAGATGGCCAGCAGTGCTGTATGCCGGGGTCTCAGGCAAGACTATGCCAGTCAATGGATACAGCCTTGCCATGCTGTTGCCCGAGATTTGTAATTGCATATTGACTGCAGCCAGTTCGCTGGGCTTGGTAACGCTGCCTTCAACACTGACCCTGGTTTGCCCCATTTGCAACTGCGCCATGATGGGGAAAGGCTGGGTCTGGTGCTGTAAGCTCAGGATGGCCCCGGCCTTGCCGTTGCCAGTGACGGCTTCACCGTGTAGCTTGCCCTTGAGCTTCCAGTTGATGCCGTAATTGGCCTCCGTCGTCAGGCTTTCTATATCGGCGACGACATCGGCATGGCGTATGGCATCGACATAATGCACTTTGCCCTGGCTGAGTACCAGCCTGCGTAGTTCCAGCCGCCACGGAGATGCATTGCTGCTTTTCCTGAAGGTCCAGTTATTGCTGCCATCGGCAAAACGTTGCAGGGACAGGCTGCTGTCATGGAAGCGCAGCAGGGGTATCTCAAGTCGTTTGTCCAGCAAGGCCAGCGGATTCAGGGAAAACGAGACTTCATTGATCTGTGCCATGTCTTCTGCCGGCGCGGCGGCAGATTTTGCAGATGCGGCAGATTGCCTGGCTGGCGGCGCTCCAGTCAGACTATCCGGCGGCTGGCCAATATGGATATCTTGTGCCAGCAGATGTGGCCAGGGTATCTTGCCGCGCCAGCCAGTCGCGTTTTCCGGCCCGCTGAGCTGCTTTTCCCAACTGAGTGCAAGGTTGCCACGTATGCTGAAGGGCCGCCCCAGTGCTTCGCTGGTGCGCTCATTGAGCCAGGGCCTGGCACGGTTCCAGTCCATATTGAGCAGGATCACCACAGCAACGGTCAGCAGCACGATGATGCCGGACAGTAGCCAGAGGCTGATACGCAATATTTTATTGTTGAGTGTCATGGATCATCTTCTTTTTCGCCAGCCTACAGGCTAACGCAAAACTATATAGCTCTATGTACGGCAGCGTACTGACCTTATTTTTGGTGAGGGATATAAAGGAGCCTGGACGAAAAAAATCGTCCGTCTGAATTCTCTCTCTTAATTTAACCGGAATCTCATCATGCATGAAGTCAATAGCAATCTCCGCAATGGCATGGACACTGCTGCCATCCGCGAAGCAGCCAAAAATCTTGATGACGGTGCAGTCACTGCAGGTTATCAAGGCAATCGTGAAGAAGTCATCGCCATGCTTAATGGCGCACTGGCTACGGAGCTGGTGTGCGTCTTGCGATACAAACGTCATTATTACACTGTTTCAGGCGTGCACAATGGCCCTATCAAGGCAGAATTTCTGGAGCATGCAGTTGAAGAACAGGCGCACGCTGATTTGCTGGCAGAACGCATCGTCCAGCTCAATGGCAAACCCGACTTTAACCCCGCCACACTGACTGAACGCAGTCATGCTGAATATGATGATGCCGAAGATGTGCGTGCGATGCTCAAAGCTAATCTGATTGCTGAACGGGTCGCCATAGAATCATACCGTCAGATGCTGGCAAAAATCGGCGACAGTGATCCAACCACGCGGCACATGCTGGTCGGGATCATGGCTAAAGAAGAAGAACATGCGGATGACATGAGAGATTTGCTGGCTTGAGAACCAAGGCAACACCAAGGCCGCAAGCAGTTTCAACGACCGTTTCAACAATTGCAGCGCCCACCCCCACACTGAAAGGTATGCATCATGCTCGAATCTGATTTTAAATCTGTCAACAAAGACATCAAAGTATTACTCAAGGATGCTCAGGCATTGCTGACCGCTGCAGCATCCCTCACCGGCGAAAAAGCCGATGAAATGCGCGCACGCGGGATGAAGATGATAGACTCAGCCATGCAAAAGACGCACGACGCTCAGGCATCCGTGCTCGCCACCGGCAAGCAGGTGGCTGAATCTACCGATACTTACGTCAAGGATCATCCCTGGAGTACCCTGGGAGCAGCAGCCACAGTGGGTTTGCTGGTTGGCTTGCTGTGCTGCCGTAAATAGCAGGCTATCGTAACAAGCCATACAGGCTTGCTACAACAGTAAGGTCAAGAAAGCAGAAGCAGCCCTGTTCCAGTATCAGGGCTGCTTTTTTCTTGCCTGCGCTGCCAGCGTAATCTGCTCTACACAAAATACCCTCAGTTGCTGCAAGACCTGGGCTACCGCCTGATTGCTGGCGAGCACGCCGCCATAGGCATCTTCACTCGCAGTGGGAATACTGATGCTGAATTCACGCCAGGACATGACCTGCTGAGTCTGGCGGTCCGACAAATGGGCGCGCAGCTTGAACTGAACATGGCTGGGCTTGCTGCTGAAGTCTTGTTGCAGGCTCAACAGCTCCAGGTCCAGACGGTAAGTTGTCAGCGTCGCATTGGGTGCTTGCAGAACAGCCTTGAACATGCCGGTCGATTCCAGCGCCGTTGCCACCAGCGGCATGAGCATTGCAGCGGGCGGTTTTTGCCACTGGCTTTGCTGGAATTCTTCTACCTGATACGGCTGGCGTGTATAAAGCATGCGACCGGTGTCAAAACCGGCAGCCGCGCGGATATTGCCAACCAGGATACTGGCCGTGACATTGGCGGGTGCGACTGAGCTGCCGGGTGCGGTGGCCTCCAGTCTATAGACGGCCATGGGAGCCACATTGGCAGGCTGCAGGGCGGAGCAGCCAGTCAGGGCGATTGCCATCACGGAGACAAAACTGCTTGTGGTTAAGTGTTTCATGGGGTGACTCCTTTAGTTTTATTTAGCTTCACCCGGACCTGCCGGTGGGGTTTGCCGCCCTCTGATCAGGCTGCTGGGATTATGTTCTGTCTGCTCTATGAGACGGGTCATCGAGGCTGACAGGGTCGTCAGCTCTGCCATCAGCCTCTGCAATTCCGGCAGGGTATCGCTGCTTAACTGGCGCACACCGCCACCGAGCTCGTCTGCAGTTTTCCTGGTGCTGTCGCTGGCCTTGCCTGCCTTGTCTGCCATGCTGGCGACGGCATCGGCACTCTTACCTATGCGCTGGAACAAGAGATCAATCTTGGCACTGGCCTGGGCAGTGTTGGCGGTGGTGATGGCGGCATTGCTGATGGCCACGCGCATGGCATCTTTTTGCGAGGCCAGTGTATCCATGACAGTCGAGGTATCACGCAAAATCTTGCCAAAGGCAGCGCGGTTTTCATCATTCAGTATTGCGTTAACGTTGGCGGCTGTACGGTCGAGATTGGCCAGCACGGCACTCAGTACATTCTCCAGTCTGGCACTCAGGGACGGCTTGGTGGGTATCTGTGGATAAGCCTGGCCTTCCCTGGCCTGCAATAATGACGCTGCCGGTGAGCCACCGCTCAACTCGACATAGGCAATACCGGTCAGGCCCTGGGTCTTGAGAACAGCCAGGGTATCAGTCTTGATGGGTGTACCTGCAGCGATGGCGAACACCAGTTGCACTTGCTGGGGATTGGCAGGGTCAAGGCTGATAGTGCGCACCTTGCCGACATTCACGCCCTGGTATTTGACAGGCGCATCGAGGTTCAGGCCCGCCACCGACTCATTGACGATGGATTGATACAAGACAGTCTGCTGGCGTTTTCCCAAACCGACGGAAAGCCACAATACCGCGGCCACCAGCAGCGCGCCCAATGCCAGCACAAAGGCACCGACAGCGGCATAATTTACTTTGGTTTCCATGGGGTTTCCTGTGCGCTCTTGTGTACGCTGTTGTGATCATTCTTTTGTTCGTTCCTGAATTCAATGTCGCGTGCCTGTTGCGCCTGTTGCTGTGCAGCCCTGCCACGTGCACCATCAAAATAATCGCGGATGACGGGATGCTGCAGTTGCGATAATTCTTCCATGCTGCCCACTGCCAGCACCTTGCCCTCACCCAGTACCGCCACCCTGTGTGTGACTTGCCATAGCAGGTCAAGATCATGGGTGATCATGACAATGGTAGGCTGGTACAGCTCGTGCAAATGACGCAGCAGGTTATCGAGCCCACCGGCGCTGGCCGGGTCCAGCCCGGCAGTCGGCTCATCAAGAAACAATAGCTCAGGGTCCAGCGCCAGTGCCCTGGCCAGTGCCGCCCGCTTCAACATGCCGCCACTCAGCTCTGCCGGATAAAGGCCCGCAGCTTCGGGCTTGAGGCCGCTTAGTGCGAGCTTGAGTGCGGCGATATCATTGATGCTCTTATCATCCAGCTCACTGTGCTCACGCAAGGGCAGGCCTATGTTCTCTGTGACAGTCAGGGTGCCAAACAGGCCGCCTTTCTGGAACATCACGCCGCAGCGCTGCCGTAAAGAGCTGGCTTGCTCATCGCTGATATCAGCCAGGTCCATGCCCAGCACTTTGACCGTGCCTGAGTCTGGTGTATGCAACAAGATCATCTCGCGCAGCAAGGTCGATTTACCAGAACCGCTACCGCCAACAATTGCGAATATCTCGCCACGGCGTATCTGCAAGTCCAGGCCTTCATGCACGATCTTGTCACCAAATCGGGTGCAGACTTGCTGCATGTCTATGGCGTAGTCATACGCTTGCGTCGGGCTTGTGGGCTGGTTTGTACTCATTAAAGTCCCAGCAAATTAAAGATGACGGAAAATACCGCGTCGAGCACGATGACGATAAAGATCGCCTGCACCACACTGCGGGTAGTCTGGCGACCGACGCTGTCGGCATTACCTCTGGTGCGGAAG
This is a stretch of genomic DNA from Undibacterium sp. KW1. It encodes these proteins:
- a CDS encoding ferritin-like domain-containing protein; this encodes MHEVNSNLRNGMDTAAIREAAKNLDDGAVTAGYQGNREEVIAMLNGALATELVCVLRYKRHYYTVSGVHNGPIKAEFLEHAVEEQAHADLLAERIVQLNGKPDFNPATLTERSHAEYDDAEDVRAMLKANLIAERVAIESYRQMLAKIGDSDPTTRHMLVGIMAKEEEHADDMRDLLA
- a CDS encoding AsmA family protein, whose amino-acid sequence is MTLNNKILRISLWLLSGIIVLLTVAVVILLNMDWNRARPWLNERTSEALGRPFSIRGNLALSWEKQLSGPENATGWRGKIPWPHLLAQDIHIGQPPDSLTGAPPARQSAASAKSAAAPAEDMAQINEVSFSLNPLALLDKRLEIPLLRFHDSSLSLQRFADGSNNWTFRKSSNASPWRLELRRLVLSQGKVHYVDAIRHADVVADIESLTTEANYGINWKLKGKLHGEAVTGNGKAGAILSLQHQTQPFPIMAQLQMGQTRVSVEGSVTKPSELAAVNMQLQISGNSMARLYPLTGIVLPETPAYSTAGHLSATLGKIDNHWKYEKFTGKVGSSDLAGSLGYQTRKADKLRPLLQGNMSSEVLQSADLAPLVGADSNANKLKRGMAAVQPGDKLLPVENFRTERWRSIDADVNLSATKLIREKVLPIHKLQTRLIMKDGVISMLPLSFELAGGQLQAHITLDGSGGNKNKPSEQGDEETQAHAIRAKMRLVARHIQLQKFIPTLAASKLTVGEINADGNLTATGNSVAGLLGTSNGELSSMIDRGTVSKLLLEEMGLNIGNVILTRLSGDKQVKLNCMLADFAVKDGQMNARSFLVDTDEALIDISGSINMQKEDLNLTIKPNSKGLRVFSLRAPLYVRGTFLHPQVSVDKGVMALRAGGAIGLALLTPFAALLPLVSTGPDQTSGCGSLLKTAKK
- a CDS encoding YqjD family protein, with the protein product MLESDFKSVNKDIKVLLKDAQALLTAAASLTGEKADEMRARGMKMIDSAMQKTHDAQASVLATGKQVAESTDTYVKDHPWSTLGAAATVGLLVGLLCCRK
- a CDS encoding ABC-type transport auxiliary lipoprotein family protein gives rise to the protein MKHLTTSSFVSVMAIALTGCSALQPANVAPMAVYRLEATAPGSSVAPANVTASILVGNIRAAAGFDTGRMLYTRQPYQVEEFQQSQWQKPPAAMLMPLVATALESTGMFKAVLQAPNATLTTYRLDLELLSLQQDFSSKPSHVQFKLRAHLSDRQTQQVMSWREFSISIPTASEDAYGGVLASNQAVAQVLQQLRVFCVEQITLAAQARKKQP
- a CDS encoding ABC transporter ATP-binding protein, with protein sequence MSTNQPTSPTQAYDYAIDMQQVCTRFGDKIVHEGLDLQIRRGEIFAIVGGSGSGKSTLLREMILLHTPDSGTVKVLGMDLADISDEQASSLRQRCGVMFQKGGLFGTLTVTENIGLPLREHSELDDKSINDIAALKLALSGLKPEAAGLYPAELSGGMLKRAALARALALDPELLFLDEPTAGLDPASAGGLDNLLRHLHELYQPTIVMITHDLDLLWQVTHRVAVLGEGKVLAVGSMEELSQLQHPVIRDYFDGARGRAAQQQAQQARDIEFRNEQKNDHNSVHKSAQETPWKPK
- a CDS encoding MlaD family protein — its product is METKVNYAAVGAFVLALGALLVAAVLWLSVGLGKRQQTVLYQSIVNESVAGLNLDAPVKYQGVNVGKVRTISLDPANPQQVQLVFAIAAGTPIKTDTLAVLKTQGLTGIAYVELSGGSPAASLLQAREGQAYPQIPTKPSLSARLENVLSAVLANLDRTAANVNAILNDENRAAFGKILRDTSTVMDTLASQKDAMRVAISNAAITTANTAQASAKIDLLFQRIGKSADAVASMADKAGKASDSTRKTADELGGGVRQLSSDTLPELQRLMAELTTLSASMTRLIEQTEHNPSSLIRGRQTPPAGPGEAK